TCCCTATATAAACATTGCTTAAATCAGGATTGGAAGATTCACTCTTATAGGGAATGTCTCCAAAAAGACGAATCAGATCAAAATATGCCATGGCCCGGATGGTCAAGGCTTCACCCTTGAAACGCTCCATGGCCCGTTGGTCATTACCCCCTGCTGTTAGTAACGAACTGTTATCCAGTCCTTCCACAATCAGGTTTGCATTCTCGATAATCGTGTACATCGCATCCCATACGTTGGCCAGTTTCGACCATCCGGGACTGACATTATAATTCATGGCACCACGTTCGTGGGTCGTATTGCCTGTATCCGTACCCAGACCGTCTACCAGTTCGCAGTCGGAGTTAGTACCCAGAATAATAGGAATATCCCGGGAGTAAGTTGCGTCTTGTGTCATTTGTCCATAGAGCTTGTTGACAGCCAACTCTGTGAAGAAAGTCGACTCAAATACATTTTCTCCCGATTGTTCGGAAGGAGCTGTCTGATCAAGGAAATCCGAACATGCCGTGGTCGTCAGAAGACTGGTGGCGAGGAATACTATCTTTACTATATTTTTCATAAAACTGTTGTCTTTTGCGTTAAAATTAGAATGTTACGTTTATTCCCCCTACGAACGAGCGGCTTTTGGGATAAGCTGCATAATCGATGCCGGGAGTCATTGCGTTCCGCTTGCTGCTGGTGTCCACTTCCGGGTCGGTGCCGGAGTAGTTGGTTATGCAAAAGAGGTTATAACCGGTTGCATAAATGCGGACGTTCTGCATATAACATTTACGTACCCATGCTTTAGGAAGGGAATAACCGATAGTAATGTTGTTGACACGCAAGAAAGATGCGTTTTCAACTGCATAATCAGTCAGTTGCATTTGAGTGACTGCCACCGGATTGTAGATACTGGCATTGGCATTGATCTGGTTCAGGCGGGAAATGATTCCGGCTTCGCCCCCATAGTAGGCAAGTGCTTCGCTGTTGATAGTTCTGCCCAGGTTATATCCCGTTTCAGGGTCAATCCATGTATAGCGTTTGCCGGATGCAAAGTCACTGTTTAGGTTGTAACCATGTCCGGAACCAACAAAGAAAGAAGTCGCCAGTTTCGTAGCATTGACAATCTTATTTCCAATAGAGAAGTTAAAGAAGAGGGTGAAGTCGAAGTTGCCGGCACGACCGTTGAATCCGAATCCACCATTGACCGGTGCTACCGTATTGCCTAACTTTTGTTTGACAGGTTCTCCGTTCTCATCGCATTGTACTTTAAGTCCGCCCGGATAGTAGCTGCCACCGGTAAGGCTCACGCTATTGTCTTTCAAACCGTCTTTCAATACCCAGTTTGTTACGTTCATAATCAATTCGCCTTCGGGATTGGTAACGGGATCGTAAGCAGTGTAGAAACCATTGGTCTTATAGCCCCAGATTTCGCCTAAACGACCGCCTTCTTCTACACGGAAATCTTCGTATTTGGCAATGGTGCTTCCGCCCCAACTGCTGCTTTGCCACGGATTCTCCGTATTCAATTTCTCAATCCGGTTGCGGTTGTAGGAGATATTGAAATTGAAATTCAGTCCGAATTTCTTCTTATCGGCAATAACTGCGTTTACGGATAGTTCCACACCTTTGTTGGATGTGCTTCCGAAGTTCTGATATTGGTAGTTGTAACCGGAGTTTGACGGAATCTCTGTTCTCATTAGCAAGTCATTGGTCGTGTTCCAGTAAAGGTCGATAGAACCGGACAGGCGATTGTTCCAGAAGCCGTAATCAATACCGAAATTCCGGGTAACGGTTGTTTCCCATTTCAGTTTTGAGTTATATAAATAGCTTCCTAATTCCAGCATGCTGGTGCGGTCGCCATTAAAGAAAGGAGCACGGGCGGTGTTGCTGGAGAGAGAGTAGGCGGTATATGTCAGACCGGAATTGATACGGTTGTTACCTGCTGTACCATAACTTAAACGTAGTTTCAGGCTGGAAAGCCAATCTTGGGTATCCTGCATGAATTTCTCGTCGGACATACGCCATGCCAATGCTACTGACGGAAATACTCCCCATTGGTTACCTTTGGCAAATTTGCTTGAGCCATCGGCACGTACTGTTACCGTGAGAAGGTATTTATCCATTAATGTATAATTGGCGCGTCCGAAGAATGAGAGCAGGTTCTCTTTGGCAGAAAGCGTTGTCTGATTTGGGAGGGCTGTACCCGCACCTGCGGTAGACAGCACTTCGTCGATACTCATACTGGTAGGAAAGGCTACGGAAGTGTTTTCCAATGCTTTTTTCTGGCTGCTGCTTACCTCATGTCCCAATAACACATTGATTTTATCGCGTCCACCGAATAACTTTTTATTGTCGTAAGTCAATGTATTTGCATTACGCCAGTTTTGGGTGGTAATCCGGGTAAATACAGCTTGTGGCTGACCATTATAACCTAGCTTTGAGTTTTGGGCGCCGTCTGCATTCCATACTTGATCGGTATCCTCATACTTCCAGCCATATCCGAACTCAGAACGGAAAGTAAAGTCTTTAAATGGTTTCCAGTTGACTCCTACATTATAATTCTGATTGAATGTCGTTTTCTTCTTATATACTCCTAATAAACGCTCCAATGGATTTTTTGTTGAATACAGGCTGTTTGCGTCATCATCGGTGGTGTCATAGGACAGCGGGTTGACCGGACGGAAGCGGGTCGCATTAGCTACGATAGAGTTGGCAGCGTTCGATTCGTTTGTATCGGCACCGCCGCTCAAGCCGTCCAATGTGCTGTAACTCATGCGGGCATTGAAGTCTAAAGAAATCCACTTGTTTAATTCGGAATTAATCTTGGCATTGACATTATCTTTATTAAAGCCGGAACCGAGCATGATACTCTTTTCGTCATTATGCGCATAGCTGATGTTATATTTCAACTGCTTGCTGCCGCCACTTACGTTTACATTATATTGCGCCTGATTACCGGTACGCCCGAATATCTCATCTTGATAATCGGTACCGCTCATCGTTTTCCATATATCCATATCCTCAAAAAGACCATATTCCTCTGTTCTTCCTGCTTCATATTGATAGGCTACATAATCATACGGACTAAGTACCTTATTGAGCTTGGTTACTTTCTTGAAACCGTATGATGCTCCGAAGTCTACCTGGACCTTGCCTTCTTTACCGCTTTTAGTGGTAATAATGATAACGCCGTTAGCACCGCGTGCACCATAAATGGCGGTGGAAGAAGCATCTTTCAATACGTCGATATTTTGTATTTCGGAAGGCGCTATGTCACTGATACTGGAAACTGGAAACCCATCTACAATATATAAAGGTGAGTTGTCTTGCGACAGGGAACCACCGCCACGGACACGGATTTTCACATCTGCGTCGGGGGCGCCTTCAGTAGTAGTGATACTTACACCGGCGAGTTTTCCTGTTAATGCTTCGGTTGCACTGGCTACCGGAATGGTTGCCAGGTCTTTAGAACTTACAGAGGCTACGGAACCTGTCAAATCCCGTTTGCTCACCGTACCATAACCGATTACCACGACTTCATCCAATGCCTTGGAATCGTCGGTCATCGTTACATTGATTGATTTTCTACCTTGAACGGCAATTTCCTGGGTCTTCATACCAATGTATGAAATGACCAGTGTTTTTTTGCCGTCGACTTTAATCGAAAAGTTTCCGTCTAAATCCGTAATCGTGCCGTTGGCAGTGTTACCTTTCTCTACAATGGAAGCTCCGATGACTGGTTCTCCGCTAGTGTCTTTCACATTACCCTTTATGGTAATTGTTTGCGCAGATACGCCAAGCGATATTGCAGCAAATAGCATTAACAGCAAGGTGCGCATGTGTTTCGCTTCGTTAGATTTTCTTTGCATGTTTTTTAATTAATGGTTGTTGTTTTCTGGGAAAAAGCTTTGTTTTGATGCCGTAAAAGTATGAAAAATAAGAAGTTTGGTTGTGTAATTTTTGTTTTTCACGGTGTACATTTTGTTATTTGACGGTATATTACTACCTAAATGTATCATACTCTTCTTCTTTTTCGTAATACCATACTTCCTGTAATGCGTCTGATGAACAAAAAATACCATGTGCAGAACAAATTTTGCACAAGGCGTTCTGTGTACATTCGTATTTTCGTTGCATGAATTAACTCGCAAAGCGGGATAGCATAAACAATCTATTAATAAACAATATGCAAAGAATGTCTAACAAAGTGAAAAACATGCGTGGTTGGCTGCTGATTTTATTAGCGGCAATATCGCTTAGCGTATCAGCGCAGACTGTTACTGTTACAGGTAACGTGAAAGACACAAGTGGGGAGCCGATTATCGGTGCTTCCATTGTAGAAAAAGGTAATACCACTAACGGTACGATTACCGATTTGGATGGTAACTTCTCTATTAAAGTAGACGGTAAAAAGACATTGGTCATTTCATATATAGGTATGAAGACACAGGAAATTGCCGTTCAGGGTAGAAAATCAATCAATGTGACAATGGCGGATGATTCACAGGCACTGGATGAAGTCGTGGTAATCGGTTATGGTACGGTGGCTAAGAAAGACTTGACCGGTTCCGTTGCTTCCGTCAGTGCGAAAGAATTATCGGTTGTCCCTGTTTCCAATGTTTCAGAGGCGTTGACCGGTAAAATGCCGGGTGTATCCATCACTACTACCGAAGGTTCACCCGATGCGGACGTGAAAATCCGTGTGCGTGGCGGCGGTTCATTGTCCCAGGATAACTCGCCTTTATATATTGTCGATGGTTTTCCCGCAACCAGTATCAGTGATATCGCTTCTTCCGATATCCAGTCTATTGATGTATTGAAAGATGCTTCATCCACCGCCATTTATGGTGCGAAAGGTGCTAACGGCGTTATCATCATTACTACGAAATCGGGACATGAAGGAAAGACGGAAGTAACATTCGGCGCTTCTTTCGGTATTCGGAAACGTGTTGGCGAGGTTGGTGTATTAAGCCCTTATGAATATGTATTGTGGCAGCAGGAATTGAACCAGGACGGAAACAATTATGGTAACTGGCAGGACGTTGATATTTACCGTTCGGTGAAAGGAAACAATTATCAGGATCAACTGTTTGGCGGCACTGGCAACCAGCAACAATATAATTTGAATGTCAGCGGCGGTACTAAAGACACCAAGTATGCTGTAAGTTACTCCCGTAGCGACGAGAAGAGTATTATGATAGGCTCCGGCTATGCCAGAGACAATATCACAGCCAAATTGCAAAGCAAACTGAACAAATGGCTGACTCTTGATTTTAACAATCGTTTTTCCTATACCAAGATTGATGGTTTGAGTGGTGGTGCCGACACACAGGAGTCTAGCAAAGCCTACTCTATTGTGGCGAGAAGTACTATCTATCGTCCGATCACCCGCTTGTCTGATGATTTTGTGGATGAAGACACGGGTAATACGGATTATTCTCCTACCGAACGAATTGAAAGCACTTATAAGAAACAGACCCGTCTGCAAAATAATGCGAATGCCAGTTTGACTTGGGAACCGCTAAAAGGCTTGAAATTCCGTTCGGAGTTTGGCTATGGCTGGAGATATAATAATGTAGACCAGGTTTGGGAAGCTAAAGCTACCAGCAATTCTAAGTTTGGATATTCCGGACAACCCCAGGCTTATCTGACGAAACGTGTTCAGAAGGAATGGCGTCTGGC
The DNA window shown above is from Bacteroides faecium and carries:
- a CDS encoding SusC/RagA family TonB-linked outer membrane protein; translated protein: MQRKSNEAKHMRTLLLMLFAAISLGVSAQTITIKGNVKDTSGEPVIGASIVEKGNTANGTITDLDGNFSIKVDGKKTLVISYIGMKTQEIAVQGRKSINVTMTDDSKALDEVVVIGYGTVSKRDLTGSVASVSSKDLATIPVASATEALTGKLAGVSITTTEGAPDADVKIRVRGGGSLSQDNSPLYIVDGFPVSSISDIAPSEIQNIDVLKDASSTAIYGARGANGVIIITTKSGKEGKVQVDFGASYGFKKVTKLNKVLSPYDYVAYQYEAGRTEEYGLFEDMDIWKTMSGTDYQDEIFGRTGNQAQYNVNVSGGSKQLKYNISYAHNDEKSIMLGSGFNKDNVNAKINSELNKWISLDFNARMSYSTLDGLSGGADTNESNAANSIVANATRFRPVNPLSYDTTDDDANSLYSTKNPLERLLGVYKKKTTFNQNYNVGVNWKPFKDFTFRSEFGYGWKYEDTDQVWNADGAQNSKLGYNGQPQAVFTRITTQNWRNANTLTYDNKKLFGGRDKINVLLGHEVSSSQKKALENTSVAFPTSMSIDEVLSTAGAGTALPNQTTLSAKENLLSFFGRANYTLMDKYLLTVTVRADGSSKFAKGNQWGVFPSVALAWRMSDEKFMQDTQDWLSSLKLRLSYGTAGNNRINSGLTYTAYSLSSNTARAPFFNGDRTSMLELGSYLYNSKLKWETTVTRNFGIDYGFWNNRLSGSIDLYWNTTNDLLMRTEIPSNSGYNYQYQNFGSTSNKGVELSVNAVIADKKKFGLNFNFNISYNRNRIEKLNTENPWQSSSWGGSTIAKYEDFRVEEGGRLGEIWGYKTNGFYTAYDPVTNPEGELIMNVTNWVLKDGLKDNSVSLTGGSYYPGGLKVQCDENGEPVKQKLGNTVAPVNGGFGFNGRAGNFDFTLFFNFSIGNKIVNATKLATSFFVGSGHGYNLNSDFASGKRYTWIDPETGYNLGRTINSEALAYYGGEAGIISRLNQINANASIYNPVAVTQMQLTDYAVENASFLRVNNITIGYSLPKAWVRKCYMQNVRIYATGYNLFCITNYSGTDPEVDTSSKRNAMTPGIDYAAYPKSRSFVGGINVTF